One Arvicanthis niloticus isolate mArvNil1 chromosome 3, mArvNil1.pat.X, whole genome shotgun sequence DNA segment encodes these proteins:
- the LOC117706194 gene encoding ral guanine nucleotide dissociation stimulator-like, whose amino-acid sequence MFSCCLRTTRGSGHKKINREDRGGIRRHRVHSSLQCLWPFARRKTNHKDQGENVSDPEGQRKYGTESHISADTLKKLVNHLVPSLQSGDPFFVPSFLSTYRRFATTLQVLNLLFKRYEYFCPNSEEDQQEKSTLGSFLNTWMDKNPEDFCQPSDLLPLKYLKTYLCMNMPNSDLNVRVNRLLTQLQKEQANFSQAKDEEDSDLGSIISSYPEIEGY is encoded by the exons ATGTTCTCTTGCTGTCTTCGGACTACTCGAGGCTCAGGCCACAAGAAAATCAACAGGGAAGACCGTGGTGGCATCAGGAGGCACAGGGTTCACTCTTCTCTTCAATGCCTGTGGCCATTTGccagaaggaaaacaaaccacAAAGACCAG GGTGAAAATGTATCTGACCCAGAAGGCCAGAGGAAGTACGGTACAGAGTCACACATCAGTGCAGACACATTGAAAAAATTGGTGAACCACTTGGTGCCTTCCCTGCAGAGTGGGGACCCCTTCTTTGTCCCATCATTTCTCTCCACATACAGAAGGTTTGCCACCACCCTGCAGGTGCTGAATCTGTTGTTTAAGCG ATATGAATACTTCTGCCCTAATTCTGAAGAGGATCAACAAGAAAAGAGTACCCTTGGTAGCTTCCTGAATACATGGATGGACAAGAACCCCGAGGACTTCTGTCAGCCTTCAGACCTGCTTCCTCTAAAATACCTGAAGACCTATTTGTGTATGAATATGCCAAATTCGGATCTTAATGTTCGTGTCAATAGGCTCCTGACCCAGTTGCAGAAAGAACAGGCCAACTTTTCACAGGCCAAAGATGAGGAAGACTCAGATCTGGGGAGCATCATATCCTCATACCCAGAGATTGAAGGGTATTAA